Proteins encoded by one window of Candidatus Peregrinibacteria bacterium:
- the secE gene encoding preprotein translocase subunit SecE, whose protein sequence is MKSPLDYFKGAVHELKNVTWPTQKQAIRLSIITIVFVLSGAVVFGFLDGLLSTLFFSFTS, encoded by the coding sequence ATGAAGTCTCCTCTCGACTATTTTAAAGGTGCAGTGCACGAACTCAAAAATGTTACTTGGCCGACACAAAAGCAGGCGATTCGATTAAGCATTATCACCATTGTGTTTGTGCTTTCTGGAGCAGTTGTTTTTGGATTTCTTGATGGACTCCTCAGCACTCTTTTCTTTTCTTTTACTTCATAA